From the genome of Amycolatopsis camponoti:
CCTGGAACGGCACGTCGAGCGAGGGGCGATCCGGCCGGACAACCCGGCGCTGGAGCATGCCGAGATGTTCCTGCTCGGCAGCTTCTTCATCGAGAAGCTCCTCAACGGCGAGGAAGCCACCGCGCGGCAGCTGATCGCCGTGATGGACGCCCTGCTGCTCCCTGCTCTCACCGCCGGCACGGCACGTTGAAAGGCACATCGATGACCAGCAGTTCCAGCGACACCATCCTCGTCACCGGAGGCTCCGGGTTTCTGGGCGGTCGCATCATCGCCCAGGCCCTGGCCGCGGGCTACCGCGTGCGCACCACAGTGCGCTCCCCAGATCGCGAACCCCGGGTCCGGCAGAACCTCGAGGCCATGGGCGTCTCCGCGGGCGAAGCACTCACCTTCGTCACGGCCGACCTCACTGGCGACGCGGGCTGGACCGACGCCGTGGCCGGCTGCCGGTATGTCCTGCACGTCGCCTCTCCGTTCCCCGCCGGGGAGCCCGAGCACGAGGACGAGCTGATCGTGCCCGCGCGGGAAGGCACGCTGCGAGTGCTGCGCGCCGCGCGTGACGCCCGGGTGCAGCGGGTGGTCGTCACGTCCTCGTTCGCCGCGATCGGCTACGGCCACCCCCAAACGGATCGCGCGTTCACCGAAGAGGACTGGACGGACACGACCGGGCCGATCACCCCGTACATCAAATCCAAGGCCGTGGCCGAACGCGCGGCGTGGGAGTTCGTCGAGCACGAGGGCAACGGCCTGGAGCTGGCCGTGGTCAACCCGGTCGGCATCTTCGGCCCGGTCGTCGGCGCCGATTCCTCCTCTTCGATCGGCATGATCAGCCAGCTGTTCACGGGCGCCACGCCCGGCACGCCTCGCCTGTACTTCGCGGTGGTCGACGTCCGGGACGCCGCCGACCTGCACCTGCGCGCGATGACCAGCCCCAAGGCCGCCGGGCAGCGGTTCATCGCCGCGGCGGGCGACGCCGTGTCCCTGCACGAAATCGCCCTGGCCATCCGCGACCGGCTCGGCGACGCGGCGAACGCGGTGCCCGCCACCGAACTCCCCGACGACGTGATCCGTGCCGCGGCCGAGAACACCCCCGCGTTGCAGGGCATGCTGCCCAACCTCGGCGTGATCCGCCACGTCTCCAACGAGAAGGCCCGCACGCTACTCGGGTGGCGACCGCGCTCCGCCGCGGACACCGTCGTCGCGACCGCGGAAAGCCTGCTCGCCCTCGGTCTGCTCCCGACCGGCTCGTAGCAACATATGTCCTTAGTGGAGGTTCAATGCGCGCGGTGGTGATGTCCGGCTACGGCAGGCCGGACGTGCTGAACATGTCCGAGGTCGACCTCCCCGAACCCGGTGATGGCCAGATCCGGCTGGCCGTCCGGCTGGCGGGCGTCGGCCCGACCGACCTGGCGATCCGAGGCGGCCACCTGCGGCACGCGTTCCCGATGACCGATCCCGCGATCCTCGGCTTCGAGGCGGCAGGTGTCGTCGACGCGGTCGGCCCAGGGGTCGACGACGTCGCGCCGGGCGACGAGGTCGCCGCGTCCTTACCCGGCCTGGGCGGTTATGCCGAGTACGTGGTGGCGGACTACTGGGTCCGCAAGCCCGAGGCGGTCAGCTGGGCGGACGCCGCCGCGGTTCCTGCCTCGGGCGAGGCCGCCGTGCGCGTCCTGCGCCTGCTCGGGGTCACCGCAGGCGAGACGCTGCTGATCCTCGGCGGAGCAGGCGCGGTCGGGACCATCGCCACACAACTGGCCGTCGCGGCCGGCGTCACCGTGATCTCGGCTGTACGCGAACAGGACTTCGCCGTGACCGGGCAGTGGGGTGCGACTCCGATCGATTACACCCGGCCGCTCGGCGACAGCGTGACCGCGGTGGACGCCGTGTTCGACGCGGCCGGCCGCTCCGACCTCGGGACCGCGGTCCACCTGGCAGGTGGCCCGGAACGCGTGATCACACTGTCTGATCCACGCGGACCGCAGATCGGCGTCACCCTCTCCAGCTCCGTCCCGGGCGGGATCCGACCAGCGTTGAGCGAGGTGATGACCCGGCTCGGCGAGCAGCGCCTGACGCTTCGGCCGCACACGGTCCGGCCGCTGACCGAGGCCGCCGCCGTGCATGCAGGACTGGAATCCGGTGCCCTGCACACAAAAGTTCTCCTCGCCACGAGCAAGACGGGCCGTACGCCGTTGGAGGCTTTGCGCTCGACCGACCGCGAAGGGCGTTGACAGCTCCCGACAGAGCAACAGTCCAGGGCTGGCGTACTCGTCGGACGTCAGCCGGTGCGGCCTCAGAACATCGACTCGCCGCCGTCATCGCGACTTGGACGCGGCCGACATGCCGCCAGATCATGTCGAAGCCCCAACCATGACCATATCCGCCCCTGCGTCGCCTCGGGCCATCCGCCCATCGGCTACTCAAGACTGGGCGATAAGACCGGGTCCGGCCAGACTCTGGTCCAAGGTGCTCGGTGAGTCGCTCCCACATTGCGGCTGCCGCCGGTGTCATGGGCGTGGCTCTCTCATGGCATGCGTCTCACCGAGCACCGGGCGAGGAGTGGCTGAAAGGGATTGTTCTGCTCGACGTGCGGTGCCCTCCTTGC
Proteins encoded in this window:
- a CDS encoding NADP-dependent oxidoreductase; the protein is MRAVVMSGYGRPDVLNMSEVDLPEPGDGQIRLAVRLAGVGPTDLAIRGGHLRHAFPMTDPAILGFEAAGVVDAVGPGVDDVAPGDEVAASLPGLGGYAEYVVADYWVRKPEAVSWADAAAVPASGEAAVRVLRLLGVTAGETLLILGGAGAVGTIATQLAVAAGVTVISAVREQDFAVTGQWGATPIDYTRPLGDSVTAVDAVFDAAGRSDLGTAVHLAGGPERVITLSDPRGPQIGVTLSSSVPGGIRPALSEVMTRLGEQRLTLRPHTVRPLTEAAAVHAGLESGALHTKVLLATSKTGRTPLEALRSTDREGR
- a CDS encoding SDR family oxidoreductase, which encodes MTSSSSDTILVTGGSGFLGGRIIAQALAAGYRVRTTVRSPDREPRVRQNLEAMGVSAGEALTFVTADLTGDAGWTDAVAGCRYVLHVASPFPAGEPEHEDELIVPAREGTLRVLRAARDARVQRVVVTSSFAAIGYGHPQTDRAFTEEDWTDTTGPITPYIKSKAVAERAAWEFVEHEGNGLELAVVNPVGIFGPVVGADSSSSIGMISQLFTGATPGTPRLYFAVVDVRDAADLHLRAMTSPKAAGQRFIAAAGDAVSLHEIALAIRDRLGDAANAVPATELPDDVIRAAAENTPALQGMLPNLGVIRHVSNEKARTLLGWRPRSAADTVVATAESLLALGLLPTGS